One Babesia bovis T2Bo chromosome 4 map unlocalized Chr4_1, whole genome shotgun sequence genomic window carries:
- a CDS encoding WD domain G-beta repeat containing protein, whose product MNILDHLQGRRRALDVGSGLPFRVSSIDDPSVPLGPLYARKLKHYSRLDVHRGCVNRLRWHVDGNILASVSDDLTIALTNVHESDASSVDTEEPMHSQSTSIPTDHTGNIFGVAFLDRGFRIATGARDSKVCINDVHHRRSISCYSCHRGSVKQILNDHRSDFVFYSAGYDGTVRQFDVREHHHCERNCRNVIINMSQANDRRLVNPLRRKHSWATVVNGMAPAAASAWVDTAYRESQWAAQAYDGTEVKAIALNPVQPELLAVAASDTLVRVFDRRKLSLGHASNDGISVNFTMPILDQIYMPKHFWSDQNNKFATYLAWSPNGERLAVTYEGEHVYLFDRHFNSVGGIDVSRSVVGVCNFDVEDDVDHLTFRIRDMETHYAKCYDVACAQRNLPRLIYLLLYRDHMGDALLCETMARAAFSLNPQDPVLLFRRIQANLRLDNYYLARTLCTRGARLFPRHANDFIHIRNLCLLLSNKDRLEGSSHQITTALKSICSSRHITSPKTDLGLKDMDESSNHDSDGSDDDFHCSNFATFRYSIACWRRWPKPETCLEIDEHLRASDSDIHFDDSASEPDSDDESHTLEFSHQMTMDNQNTFTYSVRGTMDYPPADRMLNMHHYFSYDAPEMGSHDYRQDLLYEQYPIPYMDEHALYKCIEAPSWRPRSGCLRFWGHCNFGTDIAEVNFWGNDVLVSGSADGTVYLYDVDTGHILDIIKAHNENVNCVQVNSQGTLLATSGIDHHIQVWSPYGELNRITENDIDNSISNVQTYYNEHSQPLSYSIAELRYQQRSPRRAKDTAEP is encoded by the exons ATGAATATTTTGGATCACCTTCAGGGACGTCGTCGTGCCCTTGATGTTGGCAGCGGCCTCCCTTTCCGTGTTTCATCTATTGATGATCCCAGTGTTCCCTTAGGTCCTTTGTACGCGAGGAAGTTAAAACACTACTCGCGTTTGGACGTTCACCGTGGGTGTGTAAATCGTTTACGATGGCACGTGGATGGTAACATCTTGGCGTCGGTCAGCGACGACCTTACTATTGCTTTGACGAATGTGCACGAGTCGGATGCTTCATCGGTGGATACCGAAGAGCCTATGCATAGTCAATCTACTAGCATACCAACTGATCACACTGGTAACATCTTTGGTGTTGCGTTTCTTGATCGTGGGTTTCGTATTGCTACTGGAGCTCGTGACTCTAAGGTCTGTATAAATGATGTCCACCATCGTCGTAGCATTAGCTGTTACAGCTGTCATCGTGGTAGTGTGAAGCAAATCCTGAATGACCACAGATCGGATTTTGTTTTTTACAGTGCTGGTTACGATGGCACGGTACGTCAATTTGATGTTCGTGAGCACCACCATTGCGAGCGTAACTGTCGCAATGTCATTATCAACATGTCCCAGGCTAATGATCGGCGTTTAGTGAATCCACTAAGGCGGAAGCATTCATGGGCTACTGTTGTGAATGGCATGGCCCCCGCTGCGGCTTCTGCGTGGGTTGACACTGCATATCGTGAATCGCAATGGGCTGCTCAGGCCTATGACGGCACTGAAGTGAAAGCCATAGCTTTGAATCCAGTGCAACCTGAGTTGTTGGCGGTTGCCGCTTCGGATACTTTGGTTCGTGTTTTTGATCGTCGTAAGCTTTCCCTGGGTCATGCGTCCAATGATGGTATTAGTGTAAATTTCACCATGCCTATATTAGACCAAATATACATGCCGAAGCACTTTTGGTCTGACCAGAATAACAAATTTGCTACTTATTTAGCATGGTCTCCAAATGGCGAGCGTTTAGCTGTGACCTATGAGGGTGagcatgtatatttatttgaCCGTCATTTTAATAGCGTTGGCGGCATCGACGTTTCGCGCTCTGTTGTTGGTGTATGTAACTTTGACGTAGAAGACGATGTGGATCACCTGACATTTCGTATACGTGATATGGAGACTCACTATGCCAAATGTTATGATGTAGCCTGTGCTCAGCGGAATCTACCTCGGTTGATTTATTTGTTATTATATCGTGACCATATGGGCGATGCTCTACTATGTGAAACCATGGCTAGGGCAGCTTTTAGTTTAAATCCTCAGGATCCTGTTCTATTATTTCGTCGCATTCAGGCCAACTTACGCTTAGACAACTACTACTTGGCTCGTACATTATGTACTAGGGGTGCGCGTTTATTTCCGAGGCATGCTAATGATTTCATTCACATTCGTAACCTTTGTCTGCTGCTATCGAATAAGGATCGTCTGGAGGGCTCTAGTCACCAGATAACCACGGCATTGAAGTCGATATGCAGTTCACGGCACATTACCTCGCCAAAGACCGACCTTGGTTTGAAGGATATGGATGAATCTAGTAATCATGACAGTGATGGCAGTGATGATGACTTCCACTGTTCCAATTTTGCCACATTCCGTTACTCCATTGCCTGTTGGCGTCGTTGGCCCAAACCTGAAACATGTCTAGAGATAGACGAGCATCTTCGTGCTAGTGACTCTGATATACACTTTGATGACAGTGCCAGTGAGCCGGATTCCGATGACGAGAGTCACACTCTTGAATTTAGCCACCAGATGACTATGGACAATCAAAATACGTTTACTTACAGTGTTCGTGGTACTATGGATTACCCACCTGCAGATCGCATGTTAAACATGCATCATTACTTCAGTTATGACGCTCCTGAGATGGGTTCGCATGATTATCGTCAAGATCTACTTTATGAGCAATATCCTATCCCTTACATGGACGAGCATGCTTTGTACAAGTGCATTGAAGCGCCTTCATGGCGACCACGTTCCGGTTGTTTACGTTTTTGGGGTCACTGTAACTTTGGCACCGATATTGCTGAGGTAAATTTTTGGGGTAATGACGTGCttgtcagtggtagtgctGACGGCACAGTTTACCTTTACGATGTAGACACTG GCCACATTTTGGATATCATCAAGGCTCACAATGAGAATGTAAATTGTGTCCAGGTTAATTCTCAGGGCACTTTGTTAGCCACCAGTGGCATTGACCACCACATTCAGGTTTGGAGTCCCTACGGAGAATTGAACCGTATAACG GAAAACGACATTGACAACTCTATCTCTAACGTGCAAACATATTACAATGAGCATTCACAACCACTATCATACAGCATAGCTGAATTAAGGTAT CAACAACGTTCTCCACGACGTGCTAAGGACACTGCAGAACCCTAA
- a CDS encoding Rab-GTPase-TBC domain family protein produces MDDQSGEGTQHKFVDRLRSGLFTLSKRMIQRNLSRIQSNNPAESVTPRQTYDNYGFSLNDNVFARGIIAYEDEFNEKRERRLKRWENMKSKNEWTTSTNPFALKVLIRKGIPDEYRAKMWFQLSGADQLGAQISDLYPRLVSQPLAPEIAQQIEMDIYRTFPTHRNYKRHSAGTQSLKNVLTAFANFVPSAGYTQSFNFLAAIFLVFMEEEQAFLTLVQMIDSRISGKGLNVLGYYKDGMLALKRDVLVLEMLLQQRLKKLYNHLKANGVDFTCVCAEWLLCHFSISLPIPTVLRIWDVLFHEGEKVLFRVCFALFKVHEKQLLRLTMDQDLLMYMKSMGSGIVQHDEFLKVAFYHLSAFRRRDIDAMRVCATRMLRENIMSGSM; encoded by the exons ATGGATGACCAATCGGGTGAGGGTACCCAGCATAAATTTGTAGATCGTCTGCGCAGTGGTTTGTTCACTCTTTCCAAGAGAATGATTCAACGTAATTTATCACGTATTCAATCTAACAACCCTGCGGAATCCGTCACTCCTCGTCAAACTTATGACAATTACGGTTTTTCTTTGAATGACAATGTATTTGCTCGTGGTATCATCGCCTATGAAGATGAATTCAATGAGAAGCGTGAGCGTCGCTTAAAGAG ATGGGAAAACATGAAATCAAAGAACGAATGGACTACATCTACCAATCCATTTGCTCTGAAGGTACTGATTCGGAAGGGAATACCGGACGAGTACAG GGCCAAAATGTGGTTCCAATTATCTGGAGCAGATCAATTGGGCGCTCAGATATCGGATTTATACCCTAG GCTCGTCTCTCAACCCTTGGCTCCGGAGATTGCTCAGCAGATAGAGATGGACATTTATCGCACATTCCCAACTCATCGCAACTACAAGAGGCATTCAGCGGGTACTCAGAGTCTGAAGAACGTATTGACCGCTTTTGCCAATTTTGTTCCTTCGGCTGGTTACACTCAGAGTTTCAATTTCCTTGCTGCGATATTCCTTGTATTCATGGAAGAGGAGCAGGCATTCTTGACATTGGTACAAATGATTGACTCTCGCATATCTGGTAAGGGTCTTAACGTTTTGGGTTATTACAAGGACGGCATGCTTGCATTGAAGCGGGATGTTTTGGTGCTGGAAATGTTACTACAACAGCGCCTTAAAAAGTTATATAACCACCTGAA GGCTAACGGTGTTGACTTTACTTGTGTTTGCGCTGAATGGCTTTTGTGTCACTTTTCCATATCATTGCCT ATTCCTACTGTATTACGTATATGGGACGTTTTATTTCACGAGGGTGAGAAGGTTTTATTTCGCGTTTGCTTTGCTTTATTTAAGGTTCACGAGAAGCAGTTACTTCGTCTAACTATGGACCAGGATCTTTTGATGTATATGAAATCGATGGGTAGTGGTATAGTTCAGCATGATGAATTTTTGAAGGTTGCTTTTTACCACTTATCAGCATTTCGTCGTCGGGACATTGATGCGATGCGCGTCTGTGCTACTCGTATGTTGCGAGAGAACATCATGTCTGGTTCAATGTAG
- a CDS encoding IMP dehydrogenase / GMP reductase domain family protein, whose protein sequence is MEIFDFDDVMLVPRMCTLETRAHADVSAKLGNRTFKIPLMASNMPSVLDENIVIELAQNNYFYVMHRIDVDLVEFSRKMRDLQLFVSISIGVQEQSYKVVDSLVANDLIPDYVTIDVAHGHSLAMQRMISYIKKAFGPKTFIIAGNVATAEGVVDLENWGADAIKVGLGPGYVCSTSIRTGFGTRNWQLAAVRECARVAKKAVIIADGGCRLSGDIVKALYMGADWVMSGYFYAGFIKSPSETEIVDGVPMKVYYGNASARCKKSRSRVEGVSLMVPCEEGTLLEKLKGIEEDLQSAVSFAGGRCILDVRKCEYVIVRHSRGPKESG, encoded by the coding sequence ATGGAAATCTTCGACTTTGACGATGTTATGCTCGTCCCAAGGATGTGTACCTTGGAGACTAGAGCTCATGCTGACGTATCCGCTAAGCTGGGAAATCGCACATTCAAGATTCCACTTATGGCTTCCAATATGCCTTCAGTTTTGGATGAGAATATTGTAATTGAACTAGCCCAGAACAACTACTTCTACGTTATGCATAGGATCGATGTTGACCTCGTTGAGTTTTCACGGAAAATGCGTGATCTTCAATTGTTTGTCTCAATATCCATTGGTGTACAAGAGCAATCATACAAGGTAGTAGACAGCCTCGTGGCAAACGACCTCATCCCAGACTATGTCACCATCGACGTGGCCCATGGACATAGCCTTGCAATGCAACGTATGATTTCGTACATTAAGAAGGCATTTGGTCCAAAGACTTTTATCATCGCCGGTAACGTCGCTACTGCAGAAGGGGTGGTTGACCTAGAAAACTGGGGAGCTGATGCCATCAAGGTTGGCCTTGGACCAGGATATGTATGCAGCACATCTATTCGTACTGGATTCGGAACACGTAACTGGCAATTAGCAGCCGTAAGGGAATGTGCGCGTGTGGCAAAGAAGGCTGTCATTATTGCTGACGGTGGATGCCGTCTCAGTGGTGATATTGTCAAAGCACTCTACATGGGAGCTGATTGGGTAATGTCAGGCTACTTCTATGCGGGATTCATTAAGTCACCGTCGGAAACGGAAATTGTAGATGGTGTGCCAATGAAGGTTTACTACGGAAACGCCTCTGCACGTTGTAAAAAAAGCAGGAGCCGCGTAGAAGGTGTATCGCTAATGGTTCCATGTGAAGAGGGCACCTTATTAGAGAAACTTAAAGGTATTGAGGAAGACTTGCAGTCAGCTGTCTCATTTGCAGGTGGAAGGTGCATCCTAGACGTACGTAAGTGCGAATATGTCATTGTAAGACACTCACGTGGACCCAAGGAATCAGGATGa
- a CDS encoding Metallopeptidase M24 family protein, which translates to MASNTTANNPADGKPEVNENDISNSDIVTKYRTAANIADTILQKLIDEVKVGACVKTLCKMGDDMILAETAKVYNKKENGRKIEKGIAFPTCVSINEICDNFSPLEPGAVIADGDLVKVSLGCHIDGYLGLVTHTVYVGNNITGKAANVLSAAWNGCQAAIREMKVGNSSQAVSKVIEQVAAEYKCTPLIGYVSHEIKRHVIEGSRFIPGGTRIEDKAETFTFNANEAYALNVIMSTGDGKAKATEHKSTIYRTEVQNRYTLKTSLGRAFISQVNSKFPTFPFHIGAIDDERVLKAGLPEAVRHKLITPYRVETEKSGELVAHFTCVILIGAGGTKKINGLSFQQETICNPDYTIQDEHIKQLLATPLMTKTKKTSKTAGKTKDETPNE; encoded by the exons ATGGCTTCCAACACTACTGCTAACAACCCTGCCGACGGCAAGCCAGAAGTCAACGAAAATGATATCTCAAACTCTGATATAGTAACCAAATATCGCACGGCTGCTAATATAGCGGATACTATTTTGCAGAAGCTGATTGACGAAGTCAAAGTAGGTGCTTGTGTAAAGACGCTGTGTAAGATGGGTGACGATATGATATTGGCCGAAACTGCAAAGGTGTATAACAAGAAGGAAAATGGGCGTAAGATAGAAAAAGGCATTGCTTTCCCTACATGTGTGTCTATCAACGAAATATGTGATAATTTCTCACCATTGGAACCAGGTGCTGTAATTGCAGATGGTGATTTGGTCAAAGTCTCCCTTGGTTGCCACATAGATGGATACTTGGGTTTGGTGACGCATACTGTTTATGTAGGAAATAACATCACAGGGAAGGCTGCTAACGTGCTTTCTGCGGCATGGAACGGATGCCAAGCGGCTATTCGTGAAATGAAAGTTGGCAACTCAAGTCAAGCTGTATCAAAAGTCATCGAACAGGTTGCCGCAGAGTACAAGTGTACACCGCTAATTGGTTATGTTAGCCATGAAATCAAGCGTCACGTTATTGAGGGTAGTCGTTTCATTCCCGGTGGTACCAGAATTGAGGACAAGGCAGAGACCTTTACATTCAATGCCAACGAGGCATATGCTTTGAATGTTATCATGAGTACCGGTGATGGAAAGGCAAAAGCCACTGAACACAAATCTACCATCTATCGTACTGAAGTGCAAAATAGATACACTCTCAAGACATCATTAGGCAGAGCTTTCATCTCACAAGTCAACTCCA AATTCCCAACATTCCCATTCCATATCGGTGCCATCGACGATGAGCGCGTACTCAAGGCTGGTCTCCCAGAAGCTGTGCGTCACAAGCTGATTACACCTTACCGAGTGGAAACCGAAAAGAGTGGAGAACTAGTGGCACATTTCACGTGTGTAATACTTATTGGAGCCGGAGGTACAAAGAAAATTAATGGGCTTTCTTTCCAACAGGAGACCATATGCAACCCTGATTACACAATCCAGGATGAACATATCAAGCAACTGTTAGCG ACACCCCTGATGACGAAAACCAAAAAGACGAGCAAAACCGCCGGAAAGACGAAGGATGAAACACCCAACGAATAG
- a CDS encoding putative integral membrane protein, with amino-acid sequence MERHPEGAPMHTDAESKLRTGDVGTFHTIYDANGAEIDYQDEEKASNWLKRKVDKGVSMGASLPMYKKYIEHDMISKDRQKTGRRLNKYVRRLLTVLFCFGVAVGTYMGSTKVINWAEDKRKGTGVLENTPSEDVARLLQTIESLRVELNKVKEATYANSVAINSMTNGAFRLPGNEEAAPKKAKFGKGKPSINQGYVSQNFDAKQFAYAGDAQAKDVGTEVNLNPIVYEADIH; translated from the coding sequence atggAGCGACACCCTGAAGGCGCGCCCATGCACACTGATGCGGAATCAAAATTAAGAACAGGAGATGTTGGCACTTTTCATACCATATACGATGCCAACGGGGCTGAGATTGATTACCAGGATGAAGAAAAGGCGAGTAACTGGCTGAAGAGGAAAGTAGACAAGGGTGTGTCAATGGGTGCTTCATTACCAATGTATAAAAAATACATCGAACATGATATGATTTCAAAGGATAGACAGAAAACAGGTCGAAGGCTAAACAAATATGTACGTAGATTATTAACTGTATTGTTCTGTTTCGGAGTCGCTGTAGGTACATACATGGGATCAACGAAGGTCATAAACTGGGCAGAAGATAAGCGCAAGGGCACTGGTGTTTTGGAAAATACACCAAGTGAAGATGTTGCGCGTCTACTTCAAACGATAGAAAGCCTTAGGGTTGAATTAAACAAAGTTAAAGAAGCTACTTATGCCAACTCCGTAGCTATCAATAGCATGACTAATGGTGCCTTCAGACTTCCAGGTAATGAGGAAGCTGCACCGAAGAAGGCTAAGTTTGGCAAAGGTAAACCTTCGATTAATCAAGGTTATGTTTCTCAAAACTTTGACGCCAAACAATTTGCATATGCCGGGGATGCACAGGCAAAGGATGTAGGCACTGAGGTTAATCTAAACCCTATAGTGTACGAAGCTGATATTCATTAG
- a CDS encoding Rad4 beta-hairpin domain 1 family protein: protein MDSGLKFCSNTLDTTQLKALELWTHQLFQPINLSSSRERRRKLKDARISQLRTKVFLLSCLGHIRLVNKLVDGQFLRALTLSYFENHYNGSQEPRKLFNFINQRFMVLNEIDNEVIRFGRGRLIFRFMRCLHIHKATPEILAMLFVSACRLYNISARLVISIEAVTNRISFSAEAFETTNGSWKSVDFSTMTYDGTKYDMLRTPKPLMPGAQVTCNERDECQHNNHLFVKRQNKLFIYKQQDELAIVTIVILRSQCAERVILNPVLFPFEAAELKVRLMQQTERKKQKGNIKDYIYVLGCNSKGWISELTPKHVERYNDACLNRGKNINTWLIRTIELINHKLKGLPEIGLVSLLERAEQKWMQTRVNNDPFPQTKAKFKNHPTYILASQIGNNRVRKKDATPLGYVKGEEVYLLSDFEDIKSRSAWLKVNRRVLDDATPVTTRRMYHKSHRMHMNTNLYQFSQTEPIPQVSMVDGTIPTNEYDNVDVTGEKFVPERTIYIKSKKSGLIFKTARSLNLYYKKAFSEYQEVDTLKPEIDGIVIRRTDLSIFLRTYEELLLNETKLEQEQKKESYRKLWRSAFKTMLSDPPSVAVQQHRKIRKVLGDSVTKFLNRLEHVT from the exons ATGGACTCGGGTCTAAAATTTTGCTCAAATACCTTAGATACAACACAGTTAAAAGCACTTGAATTATGGACTCATCAGTTATTTCAACCTATAAACCTTTCCAGCTCCAGGGAAAGGCGGCGAAAG TTGAAAGATGCGAGGATCTCTCAATTACGAACTAAAGTATTCCTACTATCATGCCTCGGACATATAAGATTAGTTAACAAGTTGGTAGATGGACAGTTTTTGAGA GCATTAACGCTGTCTTATTTTGAAAATCATTACAACGGCTCACAGGAACCAAGGAAGCTTTTTAACTTCATCAATCAAAGATTCATG GTTCTGAATGAAATTGACAATGAAGTTATAAGGTTCGGTCGTGGAAGGCTAATATTTCGATTCATGAG ATGTCTACATATACATAAGGCAACACCCGAAATTCTGGCCATG CTATTTGTTTCTGCATGTCGACTGTACAACATATCAGCTCGTCTTGTCATATCAATTGAAGCTGTCACAAACAGAATTAGTTTCTCAGCGGAAGCTTTCGAAACTACAAATGGATCATGGAAATCTGTAGATTTCAGTACAATGACATATGACGGTACCAAATACGATATGTTAAGGACCCCAAAGCCGTTAATGCCAGGGGCACAAGTAACGTGCAATGAACGTGATGAATGTCAGCACAACAACCATCTTTTTGTTAAACGACAAAACAAGTTATTCATATACAAACAACAAGACGAACTTGCAATTGTCACGATTGTAATACTGCGTAGTCAATGCGCAGAAAGGGTAATACTCAATCCTGTACTTTTCCCCTTTGAGGCAGCTGAATTAAAGGTACGCCTAATGCAGCAAACAGAAAggaaaaaacaaaagggAAACATCAAGGATTATATATACGTACTAGGTTGTAATAGTAAAGGGTGGATTTCCGAGTTAACCCCTAAGCATGTGGAAAG GTATAATGATGCTTGCTTAAATAGAGGGAAGAATATTAACACATGGCTAATTCGGACTATTGAGCTTATAAACCATAAGTTAAAAGGGCTACCAGAAATTGGTTTAGTATCGTTACTTGAGCGCGCAGAACAGAAGTGGATGCAAACAAGGGTAAACAATGACCCTTTTCCGCAAACTAAGGCGAAATTTAAAAACCATCCAACATACATACTTGCATCACAG ATAGGCAATAATAGAGTTCGAAAAAAGGATGCTACACCCTTGGGTTATGTAAAAGGAGAAGAAGTTTATCTTTTGAGTGATTTTGAGGATATTAAGTCACGTAGCGCATGGTTGAAAGTCAACAGGCGGGTGCTAGATGATGCCACACCTGTCACTACGCGTAGAATGTACCATAAGAGCCATAGGATGCACATGAATACGAATCTATATCAATTTAGTCAAACTGAACCTATTCCTCAGGTATCAATGGTCGATGGAACCATACCAACAAACGAATATGACAACGTAGACGTCACAGGAGAAAAGTTCGTGCCAGAAAGAACTATCTACATAAAGTCGAAAAAATCCGGACTGATCTTTAAAACTGCTCGTTCTTTGAATCTGTATTATAAGAAGGCTTTTTCTGAATATCAGGAAGTTGACACTTTGAAGCCAGAAATAGATGGCATCGTGATTCGCAGGACTGACTTAAGTATATTTTTACGTACATATGAAG AATTGCTTTTGAATGAAACGAAATTAGAACAAGAACAAAAAAAGGAATCATATCGCAAGTTGTGGCGTAGCGCTTTCAAAACTATGCTTTCAGATCCTCCATCTGTAGCCGTCCAGCAGCATCGCAAAATTAGAAAAGTACTTGGTGATAGCGTTACCAAGTTCCTCAACAGACTAGAACATGTCACTTGA
- a CDS encoding putative RNA methyltransferase family protein yields MDENITCNIVRTKKKRKDARKLRKEAPQELRKKQKESTSKNTIPKSTDGEMSMVRLLREIPQRIPFQGKPSKKTFSVALPVSILQNIQTDELRAYIIGNIARSLTIYGIHEVVIYNDLGAEDIDWQEYFAINLRYLETPQYLRKYMFPIVPHLRNTGLQNPLDAPHHLRSNEWLPYREGVVKLEEKSASLSMGNLDMMVDCGLFGRIKVDNPEALSEIYGVERFCLDNEDSVYQRVTVMLDANSLRECKRRWKEQLNGPSYSDSCTMLSGKLVPPDEPQSLVGLYWGFVVREAESYEGVFSDCPFSTDGKYDYTIGTSERGDIYPKDVSVPHFQHMLMVLGPIKGLESIKENPREDLDAYVNFCPNQRSRTIRTEEALTICLSQFFAHYSI; encoded by the exons ATGGATGAGAACATAACCTGTAACATTGTGCGCACtaagaagaagaggaaAGATGCTCGTAAGCTTAGGAAGGAAGCTCCTCAAGAGTTGCGTAAAA AACAAAAAGAATCAACATCTAAGAACACTATACCTAAATCAACCGATGGAGAAATGTCTATGGTGCGTCTATTACGTGAGATTCCACAACGGATACCATTCCAAGGCAAACCGTCAAAGAAGACGTTTTCAGTAGCTTTGCCCGTTTCAATTCTACAAAATATTCAAACTGATGAATTAAGggcatatatcattggtAACATCGCCCGCAGTCTAACTATCTACGGTATCCATGAAGTTGTAATATACAACGACTTAG GTGCCGAGGATATTGATTGGCAAGAATATTTTGCCATCAACTTACGGTATTTAGAAACACCGCAATACTTAAGGAAATATATGTTTCCGATAGTTCCACATTTGCGAAACACTGGATTGCAGAATCCACTGGATGCTCCGCACCACCTCAGGAGCAACGAATGGTTACCATATAG AGAAGGCGTAGTTAAGTTAGAAGAAAAAAGTGCATCTTTATCAATGGGCAATCTAGATATGATGGTTGACTGTGGTTTATTTGGTCGTATAAAAGTAGATAACCCAGAAGCATTATCGGAAATATACGGTGTAGAACGCTTCTGTCTAGATAATGAAGACAGCGTTTATCAGCGTGTTACAGTGATGCTAGATGCTAACTCTCTACGTGAATGTAAACGTAGATGGAAGGAACAATTAAATGGACCATCATATAGTGATTCTTGTACCATGTTGAGTGGGAAATTAGTACCACCAGATGAACCTCAGAGTCTAGTAG GACTATATTGGGGCTTCGTAGTAAGAGAAGCTGAGAGTTATGAAGGCGTATTTTCTGACTGTCCATTTAGCACAGATGGGAAGTACGACTACACGATTGGTACGAGCGAGCGgggtgatatatatccGAAGGATGTGTCAGTACCTCATTTCCAGCATATGTTGATGGTTCTTGGTCCCATTAAAGGTTTGGAAAGCATAAAAGAAAACCCCCGTGAAGACTTAGATGCCTATGTTAATTTTTGCCCCAATCAGAGATCCAGAACAATACGTACCGAAGAAGCGCTAACCATATGTTTATCGCAATTTTTCGCACATTACTCTATTTAA
- a CDS encoding CAP-Gly domain family protein, translating into MKRTHNMGFRQRVVKVDLRHSLMPDRRWPEIRLQSSMTVSELKNKLYANTGTHPSDMTLYAYAPYNVQQTQVLLDNDSANLDTYGIEDGHIIYIRAATSSRSDTTYPVGSSRMNFSNSRLQKHYQEQLQRCQELGDDEAFEKYKMSDDDYALRAQDLRNFISQMRTRAGLKVADDPSSKNAKTIAELKEEYTIGTRCSVSPGEIRGSVQFVGIVNNKTLIGVELDEPLGNSDGTINGTRVFNARGGKYAGFYPPEQVEVGDFPEVDPFDIT; encoded by the exons ATGAAACGAACGCACAATATGGGATTTCGACAACGAGTTGTGAAAGTCGATTTGAGACACTCACTGATGCCTGATAGGCGTTGGCCAGAAATTCGGCTACAAAGTTCTATGACAGTGAGCGAGTTAAAAAACAAACTTTATGCTAATACGGGAACTCATCCAAGTGATATGACACTCTATGCGTATGCACCATATAATGTACAACAAACTCAGGTATTGCTGGACAATGATTCAGCGAATTTAGATACCTATGGAATTGAAGATGGTCATATCATATACATAAGGGCCGCAACATCTAGCCGTAGTGATACAACGTATCCGGTTGGGTCATCGCGTATGAATTTCTCCAACTCACGTTTACAAAAGCATTACCAAGAACAGCTGCAACGTTGTCAAGAATTAGGTGACGACGAAGCTTTTGAAAAGTATAAGATGAGTGATGATGACTATGCATTGCGAGCTCAAGATTTGCGCAATTTCATCTCTCAGATGAGAACTCGGGCTGGATTAAAGGTTGCGGACGATCCGTCTTCCAAAAATGCCAAAACAATCGCAGAATTGAAAGAAGAATATACTATAGGAACACGATGCTCCGTGTCGCCAGGTGAAATCCGTGGTAGCGTACAATTTGTTGGTATCGtaaataataaaacacTTATTG GTGTGGAGCTGGACGAGCCGCTGGGTAATAGTGACGGCACTATCAATGGAACGCGAGTATTTAATGCCCGGGGAGGCAAATACGCTGGGTTTTATCCACCGGAACAAGTGGAAGTGGGAGACTTTCCTGAGGTGGACCCATTTGACATCACTTGA
- a CDS encoding Ribosomal protein L13 family protein: MNGHSWDTKVYKFDRKAHPKGPKIITAKTMMGRNPAMIINLAVKRMLPRNKLRPFWYRRLFVYGGALHPHWNIPQVVVPVVPEKAKSDIVNSIATSEGSKQQLQPIGMMEGPKNCRSVFECFTLYTRIASRSEPNPETSYNGS; the protein is encoded by the exons ATGAACGGCCACAGCTGGGATACAAAGGTTTACAAGTTTGATCGAAAGG CGCACCCAAAAGGTCCTAAAATAATTACTGCCAAAACTATGATGGGACGTAACCCTGCTATGATC ATAAACCTTGCTGTCAAGCGTATGCTGCCACGCAACAAGCTACGCCCATTTTGGTACAG GCGTTTGTTTGTTTATGGAGGTGCCTTACACCCTCATTGGAATATACCTCAAGTAGTAGTACCAGTGGTGCCAGAGAAAGCGAAAAGCGACATCGTAAATTCCATTGCTACATCTGAAGGCTCCAAACAACAGTTACAACCAATTGGAATGATGGAAGGACCAAAGAATTGCAGAAGTGTATTCGAATGTTTCACCTTATACACCCGTATAGCATCGCGTTCCGAGCCAAATCCGGAGACGTCATATAACGGTTCTTGA